The genomic stretch TTTTTTACGTGCATCTATAGAGCGACGAATAAGCTTAAAAGCTTTTATCTGTTTAGGCTTTTGCCTAAGTTGTTTAGCCAAATATAATTTGTAATCAGAAGTGTTCTCGGCCTCTTCGGGGCTTAGTCGTAATGTTACCTCTTTTCGCATAGTTTGTTATTCAAACGTAATGGAGAACTGGAAAAGTTTAGAATTAAGACGTTCAATCGGATCTACCCAAATATTATCTTCGTGGAGGAGTATATCATTAATTCCGTAAGACATTTTTAATTCGGTACTCATCTTAAACCAGTTGAAATAAAAATCAAATCCAACACCCGCTTCGGCATAAATATCATCACGATATAATTTAACAGTAATATCGCGTTCGTTTTCATTAATTGTTTTTGATGCTTGTGATCCCAAATCTAAAGTTACTCTACCACCTACAATAATATATGGTCGTATATTATTCATTCGCATACCCTTGTATTTTAGACTGATAGGAAAGTTTAGCAGGGTAGAGGGAATACGTTTTTCAGAGCCGAAAATTGTATCAGTAACTCCACGATACATCGTTTTGATATCATAAGTTAAGATGCGTTCTCCAAACTGTAAGTTGGGAGTAAATCTGAGATTAAAATACTTTCCTAAACGCATATCCGAAATAATCCCAATTGTAAACCCTATGGTAGGTATTGCTCCAATGTTTAACAGTTGAGCCTGATCTGCATTAAATTCAGGTATTTGATTTTGGAGATAAATGGTGCTTTCAAAGTCGGTTTTAGTTTTAATAGTATATAACATTTGATTAGCACCCAGAAAAAAGCCAAAGTGGTAGCTTTTATCATCGAAAAATGTAAGATTTTCTATTTTGGCCTGTTGGGCCCACGTATTACCGACTGATAGTAAGCCAATAATAATTAGAATAACACGATATTTTTTATGTTTTGCTTTCAAACTCTTTTTCTCTGATAAACGCTTACAAATGTTATTTAGTATTTATTTTCTCCCGTAATAGATTGATGCAATACCAAAAGTTAATTTTAATTGCTGATTCTCTGTATATCCTACCTTCTCCATATGTTTTAAAAAGTCAGCTCCATCAGGAAATTGATTTACAGATTCCGGTAAGTAAGTATAAGCTTCTTTGTCTTTTGAGACCAACCGACCAATATTTGGAAGGATAAACCGGAAATAGAAATTGTAAAACTGTTTAACTGGAAATACAGAAGGTTTTGAAAACTCAAGTATCCAAACGCTTCCGTTTTTCTTTGTTACGCGATACATTTCCGATAATCCTTTATCTAAATTTTCGTAATTTCGAACACCAAAAGCTACGGTGATAGCATCAAAATATTCATCTTCGTATTTGAGGTTTTCCGAATCTCCAAGTTCAAGTTTTATGAGTTTATCGAGCTTCTTTTTCTTCATCTTTTCTATGCCAACTTGAAGCATATTTTCGGAAATATCGGCACCGATAATTTCTTGCGGTCCACATTTTGCAAGTGCGACGGCTAAATCTCCTGTTCCGGTAGCAATATCAAGAATTCGTTGTGGTTTTTCTTTGCTAAGCATTTTAACCAATCGGCGACGCCATAGGTTATCAATACCTACGGATAAGAAATGATTTAAGAAATCGTATTTCCCGGCAATATTGTTAAACATCTGTCTAACCTGTTCTTTTTTGCCAGTTTGTATATTGTTATTATCCATAGATTTTAATTGTCTCTTTAAGTAATTTTTCTTTGTTAATGGGTATAACACCAAGTTCTTCACAAACTAGTCCTCCGGCCAAATTTGAAAGTTCTGCTAAAACTGTTTTATCTATTTTTAGTGCTAAGCATAAAGAAGCAAGGCTGATAACAGTATCGCCGGCACCGGAGACATCGGTAATGCTACGAGCATGTGCGGGTATTAGAGTCGAGGTAAATGTGCCATTTATATTCTCACTGATAAATACTCCTTGTTCGGAAAGTGTTGTAAATATCTGTTTTACATTGAGTTGTTTCTGGAGTTTTTCAACTTCTTTTTGTAAACTCTTAATGTCTTTTTTATCGAATTGACTATTGGTAGCTTCTTGAAGCTCTTTTAAATTGGGTTTAAATAAATCAACTCCTTGATAGTAGAAAAAGTTTTTACGTTTAGGATCGACAGCAATGGGTATTTTCCCTGATACTAACTTTTTAGTTTTTTCAATAATAGATTTTGAAATAACTCCCTTATCATAATCTTGAAAAATAATAACATCTATTTTGTTATTTTCAATAATTTTTTGAATACGCTCAATAAATATGTCTTGATCTTCTATTAAAAGTTCTTCGTCAATTTCTTCGTCTACTCTAAGCATTTGAGCATTATTTCCAATAACTCTAAATTTTGTTGTTGTTATTCTTTTGTTACTTTTAATAATTCCGGCGTCACTTATGTCTTCGTCTGCTAATAAATTTAAAAAAATATCTGCTTGTTTATCATTACCAATAACAGAACACATTATAGGTTCTGCACCTAATGCCTTAATATTAAGTGCAACATTAGCTGCTCCTCCAAGTCTATTAGCTCGGTGGTTTACTTGCACAATTGGAACTGGGGCTTCGGGCGAAATTCGATCGACATTTCCCCATAAGTAGGCGTCTATCATTACATCGCCTATAATCAAGACTTTTAGTGATGAGAATTGTTCGAAAAGTTGAATGTATTTTTTGGTATCAGTCATATTAATAATTGGTCAACAAAAGTAAAAAATATATCTTAACACTTCTATCTATTGTCAGCTTGATTTATTTTTTAAAATAGTAATGGCTCTTTTATTCTTTTTGCTGCTTTAAAAAGAAAATTAGTTGAGCTTGAAAAAAATCATATACATTAATTATTGCTATGGTAGGGCTAGCAATTAATATAAGTTATTCTTTATCAGTAAAATATCTGCGTTAGCAAAGGTTTGGTCTTACTTATCAAGCTTCTTAAGCAATACTAATATCTCAGATGCTTGAGTATAAAGCTGATTTATATTTTCTTTTTCTTGCGGATTTAATTGTGCGTGTTCAAGATCTTGGATATTATTTTTTATTAGTCCAAATTTCTCACTTAAATCTGTAATTGGATCTTTATCCGGTTCACGAACTGTATTCGTTGAAAAATCTGCAATACCAGAATTGCTTTTATGAGCATTTACAAGTGCTATTTGTGTTTTAATCCTTATGCGTAGTTCGGTAGGTGTAAAAGGTTTTGTGATATAGTCTACGGCTCCCATTTCGAAAGCTTTAAGTGTATCTGTATCATTGTTAATTACAGTAATGAAAATTACAGGGGTATTCGCTGTTTTTTCAAATGTTTTTAATTCTTCAAAAACGGTGAATCCGTCTTTTTTAGGCATCATAATATCAAGAAGAATTAAATCCAATTTATTTTCCTGTGCAAGTTTAATAGCATCATCACCATTGGGTGCAGAGATAACATTATAACCTTCATCAGTTAAAATTTTGTTTAATAAAATAAGATTAGATTGAATGTCATCAACAATTAGAATTGTATTTTTTTGTATCATTTGTAGTTTTTTTACTCTAAGAAACGATCAATTTTATTTAATAAAATGCGCGGTTTAATGGGTTTAGTAATTATATCGTTACATCCTGCTTTAAAAATATCATCTTTATCTGTTCTTTCAGTCATACTTGTCTGAGCAATTATAGGAATATTCAAATGTGTTTTTCTTACTTCTTTTGTGGTAGCAATACCGTCTAATTTTGGCATTACCATATCCATTAAAATAATATCAACCTTTGTGTTTTTTAAAATATCCAAGACCTGATATCCATCACGTGCATGAATTAATTCTGCTTTTGTTTTTTTAAATAGAGCTACAAAAAATAAGTAGTTAACTAGTACGTCTTCGGCAATAAGTATTTTTTTTCCTTCCCAATTATATTCAATTTCTTTGTTTGATTGTAATAATACTTCTTCTGAATCGGCTTGGAGACGTGGCAAAGTAAAGTAGAACTCAGAACCTTTACCGGGTATTGAATCAGCTCCAATTTCACCCTTTAATAAATGACTTAGTTTTTTGGCGATAGCTAAACCAATTCCTTTTCCGGATTTAGTGACTTTCATTTTTTGATGAGCTAATTCATATTCTTCAAAAATATTTTCTAGCTCTTCTTCGCTCATTCCTATTCCTGTATCTCTAACAAAGAATTTGATTCTCTTGTTGCTTTTTAATTGGTAGCCAACAGTTATTGAGCCACTTTCGGTATATTTAATAGCATTATCAATTAAATTACTAAAGATCTGAGTAAATCGTAATATATCTGTAAGAAGGGTGAATTTAGGATCGTCATTTCCAAGATCTAATTCAATTTTTACATTATCGCCACGTACTCTATAGACTTTGTCACTATAATTTTTTACAATATCTCT from Bacteroidales bacterium encodes the following:
- the ubiE gene encoding bifunctional demethylmenaquinone methyltransferase/2-methoxy-6-polyprenyl-1,4-benzoquinol methylase UbiE, with amino-acid sequence MDNNNIQTGKKEQVRQMFNNIAGKYDFLNHFLSVGIDNLWRRRLVKMLSKEKPQRILDIATGTGDLAVALAKCGPQEIIGADISENMLQVGIEKMKKKKLDKLIKLELGDSENLKYEDEYFDAITVAFGVRNYENLDKGLSEMYRVTKKNGSVWILEFSKPSVFPVKQFYNFYFRFILPNIGRLVSKDKEAYTYLPESVNQFPDGADFLKHMEKVGYTENQQLKLTFGIASIYYGRK
- a CDS encoding PorT family protein; the encoded protein is MKAKHKKYRVILIIIGLLSVGNTWAQQAKIENLTFFDDKSYHFGFFLGANQMLYTIKTKTDFESTIYLQNQIPEFNADQAQLLNIGAIPTIGFTIGIISDMRLGKYFNLRFTPNLQFGERILTYDIKTMYRGVTDTIFGSEKRIPSTLLNFPISLKYKGMRMNNIRPYIIVGGRVTLDLGSQASKTINENERDITVKLYRDDIYAEAGVGFDFYFNWFKMSTELKMSYGINDILLHEDNIWVDPIERLNSKLFQFSITFE
- a CDS encoding response regulator, which translates into the protein MGKSAKVLIVDDDSLGIRLMKKALEGKGYKIATATNGKTALTKAWANNFDIIILDIKLPDINGFQICEKLKQHPATSNVPVVFLTGLNNHKDVIKGFESGAVDYISKPFNAEEFNKRVDNHLKLRDYAKNLEENARISEEAKLNISTFISSLAHELKNPLNSIIGFSEILQGKHISEEERISYLKHINGSGQDLLHLLNDLIDLSKIEANILEIHFSQVYINNELRDIVKNYSDKVYRVRGDNVKIELDLGNDDPKFTLLTDILRFTQIFSNLIDNAIKYTESGSITVGYQLKSNKRIKFFVRDTGIGMSEEELENIFEEYELAHQKMKVTKSGKGIGLAIAKKLSHLLKGEIGADSIPGKGSEFYFTLPRLQADSEEVLLQSNKEIEYNWEGKKILIAEDVLVNYLFFVALFKKTKAELIHARDGYQVLDILKNTKVDIILMDMVMPKLDGIATTKEVRKTHLNIPIIAQTSMTERTDKDDIFKAGCNDIITKPIKPRILLNKIDRFLE
- a CDS encoding response regulator, with translation MIQKNTILIVDDIQSNLILLNKILTDEGYNVISAPNGDDAIKLAQENKLDLILLDIMMPKKDGFTVFEELKTFEKTANTPVIFITVINNDTDTLKAFEMGAVDYITKPFTPTELRIRIKTQIALVNAHKSNSGIADFSTNTVREPDKDPITDLSEKFGLIKNNIQDLEHAQLNPQEKENINQLYTQASEILVLLKKLDK